In a genomic window of Cynocephalus volans isolate mCynVol1 chromosome 1, mCynVol1.pri, whole genome shotgun sequence:
- the LOC134362424 gene encoding keratin-associated protein 13-1-like: MSYNCCSGNFSARSFGGCLRYPVSSCGSSFPSNLIYRTNLCSPSTCQLGSSLYSGCQETCCEPTSCQTSCVVSSPCQTSCYRPRTSTLCSPCQTTYAGSLGFGSSSCRSLGCGSRSSYSLGCGTSGFRPLRYGVCGFPSVSYGSGFCRPTYLASSSCQSSCYRPTCGSGFYQATC; the protein is encoded by the coding sequence ATGTCCTACAATTGCTGCTCTGGAAATTTCTCTGCCCGCTCCTTTGGGGGCTGCCTCCGCTACCCAGTCTCCTCCTGTGGCTCTTCCTTCCCCAGCAACCTGATCTACCGCACTAACCTCTGCTCTCCCAGCACCTGCCAGCTGGGATCCTCTCTCTACAGTGGCTGTCAGGAGACCTGCTGTGAGCCCACCAGCTGCCAGACGTCCTGTGTGGTGTCCAGCCCCTGCCAGACGTCCTGCTACCGCCCGAGGACCTCCACACTCTGCAGTCCCTGCCAGACGACCTATGCTGGGTCTCTGGGCTTTGGATCGAGCAGCTGTCGCTCCCTGGGCTGTGGATCAAGGAGCAGCTACTCCCTGGGCTGTGGAACCAGTGGCTTCAGACCCCTGCGTTATGGAGTCTGTGGCTTCCCCTCTGTGAGCTATGGATCTGGATTCTGCCGCCCAACCTACCTGGCTTCTAGCAGCTGCCAGTCTTCTTGCTACAGACCAACCTGTGGATCTGGCTTCTACCAGGCAACATGTTAA